TGAAGGGTCTGTTATGCAACGGTGccgtggggttggggttggggtgcGCACAGCACATTGGCTGTCAGTGCAATAAACGTACGATTGGTTATTCGTGCAGTAAACTAACTCCTTGTGGGTGGAAAACAGGCGCAcaacacagctacacacatgGCATGCTGATTTAAGGGATGTAAACTTGAATTGTAACCTTTGATCGCTCACTACTAAAGCCTGCTGCTGTTCAGTAACCATCAGACAGCCTTCATCTTCTTCGTGTTGTGTTTGGGTTACAGGAGCGCAGCGACCTTCTGCGGCGGTGGTATGAACTGATGGTGAAGCACAAGGACGAGCTCGCCCGGATCGTCACCTTTGAATGCGTGAGTGACgcagtggcggcgccagagaTTTTTTCTTGCTGGTCCTTCAGTGGGTCTGAGACTCTTGAGTTATTCAGTGATGGTGCTGAGGGATGTACTGTGCGGTATTGCAAATATATATTCGCAAGGCAAGACCGCATACCCCCTAGCACTAGTcaggggcgttgcgaggtagtgtgggggccccaagcaagaattcttagggggccgattgttgacggggggggttcggagcgattgttgacgaggggggggggggggggggggggtctgaagaCGTGGCCGATAgatgaacttttttttttttttttttggggggggccttttgggggccctagtagtggcccggggccccaagcaattgcctggtatgcctaatgggacgcggcgcctctggcactagtcatggacctattaaaggcACTAGTAGCAGCTTCATCCTCCACGTTCTCTTCTTGTTCCTCTTCTTCGCCCTCAAACTCCTTCGGTGAACTGCTGTCGTCCTCATCCCTATTAACTTCTTTCTGGATGTCACTTTCAATTTAGACCGATTCCTCTGGATGAGGTCGTTTTCTCACAAATCGATCAATTTTTCACGTCGGCCCAAATAATTCACGCTAGCTTGTAAAAGCATAATGTTCAATGTAGCTGCTCTAAATCTCTCCCGTGAGTGACAGTGAGGGACATCACCACTTTAAGTGAGCTTAGATCAGCTTAACTGATCTGAGGACGGCAACGGCAAGACATTGACAACGAACTGACCACAAATAAGCTGAAGTGTAGAGTGGATCCGACCTTAGACCAGCACAGAGTTTATAACTTTATTGCTGCCACTGCGTGGGTGCTATGGTAATTGTGGGCGCTGTTTCACTAGATCAACTGGAGAAACGAGCTACAATCAAAACTATAGAGAAAGCAGACAATTTGTAGGTCGAATTTCAGATAATTTCTTGGTGGTGCTATTGTAATTTCTGCCAGTGCTAAAACAGCAGCAAGCCCCACCCCAGCACCGCCCCTGGAGTGAAGTAACAAGTAACGTATTGTATAACATCAAAGTTATAACATCAAAAGTCTGTAGTTCAGTTGATTTGAATGGACGTTGAACTTCACTTTGAAAGATGTTAATAATATNNNNNNNNNNNNNNNNNNNNNNNNNNNNNNNNNNNNNNNNNNNNNNNNNNNNNNNNNNNNNNNNNNNNNNNNNNNNNNNNNNNNNNNNNNNNNNNNNNNNATATCGGaatatcggatttttaaatcaccaaatatttgtatcggtattggccttaaaaatcctttaTGGGTCGGGCTCTAGTTTAAACACCAGCTGGTTGTGTGGAACTGAAGAACTCCTCGTTCAGTTCTGAAACATCTACGGGGGTAAATGTGATGATCTTTGATGGATGTTTCAGAAGAGCCAATCAGAGCTAAGGAGGATAGACACCCTTTCAAACACTATTTCTTTGAttgtgtacacatgtgtttgagcgtgtgttattgtgtgtcttACCAGCTGGGGGTACTGGGCTGATTGGAGCGTGAACTTGATCCGTAACAACGGGCTTAGCGCACTCTACAGGGTCTCCCGTGGACACTTGAAGGGGTAGACCTTCAGGAGATGGAAGGAAGTGATGAGGTAAGAACAGGGTTACAATAGAATACAGTCGAGCGGCTCCCTTTGCCGAACGGTGCCAGGAGCCTACCTGTTGTTGTCGGTGTAGCCGTGGTAACAGAGAGCAGGGGCGTGGCCTCGGTGGGAAGCGATGTCCTTATATGGCTCTTTTGGGTGGGGTAAGTGGTTGGTTTCCAAGGCGATGGAATGACTGGTGCAGTGGGAGGGCTGGGTTCCTGAGGAGATGGAAATATGACCCTGTATGAACCCGAAACATACTGCATGGTCACTCTCTTTAAGAACAAACTAAAGAgatatgaagagagagagagagagagcaatgggTCTTTTGGATGagactacaacaacaacacgaaCAGATCGATCATATAATAATCTAAaagtggacacgcacacacacacactcacaaagcaCACTGCCATTAGAGGAATCTATTCGTCAATGCATGATCCTGTTTTAAATCATAAGTGTATGAGCTATTCAAGCTCTGAAAGAACAAACTAAAGTAgggttggacacacacacacacacgcacgcacgcacgcacgcacacacacacacacgcacacgcacacacgcgcgcgcacacacgcgcgcgcacacacttaAAGACACTGCCATTAGAGGAATCCATCCGTGAGGGCTTCATGCCAGCCGTGTGTTCAGGCACTCACTCTGCTCTCCGCTGGATGGAAAGTGGGACTCTGCTCTCCGAGTTGGCCCCTGAGGGCCCCGGGAGACGGGGGCCCTCCCGCCGAGCCGTTGACAGTCACcggcccctcccctctgtcctcaaTCTCCGCCGCCGGCCAATGGGAGAACCCCCCCGGCTCCAAGTCCCcgcccactccccctcccctggtcgggggcccctcctccccctccaacacCGCCAGGTCCCTGAGGGCCTCCAGGTCCCCGGGcgccgacgacgacgacgacgatggcggcgacggcggcggcccCCAGCGGCTCCCGTACGGCTCCCCCCGCCCCAGGGGCCCCAGGACCAGGGTCTGAGCGGGCCCCCGCAGCACGAAGGCCAGGTAGGAGTCGGCCCCGGGGCGGTTCTGGGGCCGGCACGCCCCCCCCTGCTGGCAGCTGAGGATATAGCAGCGGCCCTGGAAGAGCCAGGCCAGGTCGCAGCGGGGCCGCTCGCAGCAGGAGACCCGGCAGCGGGCCAGAGAGGCCACGCCCGGCACCCGCAggacgctgctgccgctgctcagGGCCGGGGCCAGCACCGCCTCCGGGATGgtcgccccctggtggcacTGGGAGGGCGCTGCGGCGGCTGCTGGGAGCGAGAGGTTTGATGTTTAACTGGGGAGCGTGTGAGAGCGGCCCGCAGAGAGCGAAGGGAGTAACTGGTCATGGTTGAGGTTCAGGGTGGCTGCTTCAGATACTAGTTGCTCCAGTCGTTGCTATTAGCTCCGACAGTCGCTCTTGGACAGTTatattgtttctttcttctgaaaaacgtactcattgtaagtcgctttggataaaagcatctgcttcatgccctaaatgtaaatgtaaagttaCTAGTCCCACCAAGAGAGTTACTCAAACACCTATTGCTTTACTCTACAACACATGCATGCCCACATGCACGAGCAGCTCAgctaccaaacacacacacgcacgcacgcacacacacctcccacgGACTGGAGGAGCATCCAGAGAAGAAGAGCACTCGGTGTCATGGCAACGActcccctgagagagagagagagagagagagagagagagagagagagaggaaggaaacaTTTAGTCAATTCAGAAACCATTTACCCTTTGCCAGCTAATGCGATTTACTTTTTGGAGTGACGGGTCAAAATTGAACACAAAAATTGATTTGGACTGTCCTACAGCTGTAACTCCTGAATAA
The Gadus macrocephalus chromosome 6, ASM3116895v1 DNA segment above includes these coding regions:
- the LOC132459603 gene encoding succinate-semialdehyde dehydrogenase, mitochondrial-like, whose protein sequence is MGSFCLLRTRFLLRPFVPSAAMQRTYSLDVSPELVRNQAYIDGRWTSAAADFPVLDPASGALIARVADCGPAEAKQAVDAAYKAFHTWKQQTAKERSDLLRRWYELMVKHKDELARIVTFECVSDAVAAPEIFSCWSFSGSETLELFSDGAEGCTVRYCKYIFARQDRIPPSTSQGRCEVVHGPIKGTSSSFILHVLFLFLFFALKLLR
- the LOC132459072 gene encoding dyslexia-associated protein KIAA0319-like isoform X3, with amino-acid sequence MAAARRRSIIPSARGAACLSAPASCNGPADPACSRDSNPHPAAPGLADCATHTNKHTRGVVAMTPSALLLWMLLQSVGAAAAAPSQCHQGATIPEAVLAPALSSGSSVLRVPGVASLARCRVSCCERPRCDLAWLFQGRCYILSCQQGGACRPQNRPGADSYLAFVLRGPAQTLVLGPLGRGEPYGSRWGPPPSPPSSSSSSAPGDLEALRDLAVLEGEEGPPTRGGGVGGDLEPGGFSHWPAAEIEDRGEGPVTVNGSAGGPPSPGALRGQLGEQSPTFHPAESREPSPPTAPVIPSPWKPTTYPTQKSHIRTSLPTEATPLLSVTTATPTTTVSTGDPVECAKPVVTDQVHAPISPVPPAGKTHNNTRSNTCVHNQRNSV
- the LOC132459072 gene encoding dyslexia-associated protein KIAA0319-like isoform X2 gives rise to the protein MAAARRRSIIPSARGAACLSAPASCNGPADPACSRDSNPHPAAPGLADCATHTNKHTRGVVAMTPSALLLWMLLQSVGAAAAPSQCHQGATIPEAVLAPALSSGSSVLRVPGVASLARCRVSCCERPRCDLAWLFQGRCYILSCQQGGACRPQNRPGADSYLAFVLRGPAQTLVLGPLGRGEPYGSRWGPPPSPPSSSSSSAPGDLEALRDLAVLEGEEGPPTRGGGVGGDLEPGGFSHWPAAEIEDRGEGPVTVNGSAGGPPSPGALRGQLGEQSPTFHPAESREPSPPTAPVIPSPWKPTTYPTQKSHIRTSLPTEATPLLSVTTATPTTTGLPLQVSTGDPVECAKPVVTDQVHAPISPVPPAGKTHNNTRSNTCVHNQRNSV
- the LOC132459072 gene encoding dyslexia-associated protein KIAA0319-like isoform X1: MAAARRRSIIPSARGAACLSAPASCNGPADPACSRDSNPHPAAPGLADCATHTNKHTRGVVAMTPSALLLWMLLQSVGAAAAAPSQCHQGATIPEAVLAPALSSGSSVLRVPGVASLARCRVSCCERPRCDLAWLFQGRCYILSCQQGGACRPQNRPGADSYLAFVLRGPAQTLVLGPLGRGEPYGSRWGPPPSPPSSSSSSAPGDLEALRDLAVLEGEEGPPTRGGGVGGDLEPGGFSHWPAAEIEDRGEGPVTVNGSAGGPPSPGALRGQLGEQSPTFHPAESREPSPPTAPVIPSPWKPTTYPTQKSHIRTSLPTEATPLLSVTTATPTTTGLPLQVSTGDPVECAKPVVTDQVHAPISPVPPAGKTHNNTRSNTCVHNQRNSV
- the LOC132459072 gene encoding dyslexia-associated protein KIAA0319-like isoform X5; this translates as MTPSALLLWMLLQSVGAAAAPSQCHQGATIPEAVLAPALSSGSSVLRVPGVASLARCRVSCCERPRCDLAWLFQGRCYILSCQQGGACRPQNRPGADSYLAFVLRGPAQTLVLGPLGRGEPYGSRWGPPPSPPSSSSSSAPGDLEALRDLAVLEGEEGPPTRGGGVGGDLEPGGFSHWPAAEIEDRGEGPVTVNGSAGGPPSPGALRGQLGEQSPTFHPAESREPSPPTAPVIPSPWKPTTYPTQKSHIRTSLPTEATPLLSVTTATPTTTGLPLQVSTGDPVECAKPVVTDQVHAPISPVPPAGKTHNNTRSNTCVHNQRNSV
- the LOC132459072 gene encoding dyslexia-associated protein KIAA0319-like isoform X4, with the protein product MTPSALLLWMLLQSVGAAAAAPSQCHQGATIPEAVLAPALSSGSSVLRVPGVASLARCRVSCCERPRCDLAWLFQGRCYILSCQQGGACRPQNRPGADSYLAFVLRGPAQTLVLGPLGRGEPYGSRWGPPPSPPSSSSSSAPGDLEALRDLAVLEGEEGPPTRGGGVGGDLEPGGFSHWPAAEIEDRGEGPVTVNGSAGGPPSPGALRGQLGEQSPTFHPAESREPSPPTAPVIPSPWKPTTYPTQKSHIRTSLPTEATPLLSVTTATPTTTGLPLQVSTGDPVECAKPVVTDQVHAPISPVPPAGKTHNNTRSNTCVHNQRNSV